The Pseudomonas sp. KU26590 genomic sequence GGATCAATTACTTGAGTGCTCATTTTCCCAGGCGCCTGGCGGCAGGCGTGCACGCGTTGCCGGCCCATGACTGACCAGCGTCAGCCCATCGGGAACGGGGATAACGGTTATCGACCTTGCCAATGAGTGCGAAAAAAAAACACTGATAGCATCGTCTGCCAACGCCGGGGCAATGCCTGATTCAACTCAATCAACCCTGTTGACAACGCAGTCGTCAGGACACCGCTGGCGTCGTTGCAGTGTTCAACTTTCAGACCATGATGAGTCCCTCAATGATGACCCCAACGTGCGCCGATATTTACTGTTCGGTGGGCAAAATTCATCGTGTGCTGGAACACGCGATCAAATCGGCAATAGCCCGCTTCGACCTGACCGTGGCGCAGTTTCAGTTGCTGGAGACCGTTGCGTCAGGCCGAGCCACTTCACCGGCCCAATGCGGCCGTGAGATCAATCTCACGTCTTCGGGCATGACCCATGTACTGGACAATCTGGAACTTCGCGGAT encodes the following:
- a CDS encoding MarR family winged helix-turn-helix transcriptional regulator, with protein sequence MMTPTCADIYCSVGKIHRVLEHAIKSAIARFDLTVAQFQLLETVASGRATSPAQCGREINLTSSGMTHVLDNLELRGLVSRGRGDTDRRFITIHLLPDGLSLYQRAAQAVSTSWDEVMKSVSAEQSLLFSMVSHQGPVVAV